Proteins co-encoded in one Alphaproteobacteria bacterium PA2 genomic window:
- the folP gene encoding dihydropteroate synthase → MAIVNVTPDSFSDGGRHDDPAAAVSHAMTLLAQGADMLDIGGESTRPGAEPVSEAEELARILPVIGALRPQTSALISVDTYKPSVARAAIAAGADVWNDVSALQSPGAVHVAAGLGCQVVLMHMQGDPQTMQQSPRYADVVDEVADFLLARAQAAMAAGVARDRIWIDPGIGFGKTPAHNLALLAHLDRFVALGFPVLLGASRKGLIQTLDPLAKAPADRLGGSLAAALAGARSGVAAVRVHDVRETVQALKVWSAIDGARVSPAL, encoded by the coding sequence ATGGCGATCGTCAATGTCACGCCGGACAGCTTTTCCGACGGCGGGCGTCATGACGATCCCGCGGCCGCCGTCTCCCATGCGATGACCCTGCTGGCCCAGGGCGCCGACATGCTCGACATCGGCGGCGAAAGCACCCGTCCCGGGGCTGAGCCCGTTTCCGAAGCCGAGGAGCTGGCCCGCATCCTGCCGGTCATCGGGGCCCTGAGGCCGCAGACCAGCGCCCTGATCTCGGTCGATACCTACAAGCCCTCAGTCGCCAGGGCGGCCATCGCCGCCGGTGCTGATGTCTGGAATGACGTGTCGGCGCTGCAATCACCCGGCGCCGTCCATGTCGCCGCCGGGCTTGGCTGCCAGGTGGTGCTCATGCACATGCAGGGCGACCCGCAGACCATGCAGCAATCGCCGCGCTATGCCGATGTGGTGGACGAGGTTGCGGATTTCCTGCTCGCCCGGGCGCAGGCGGCCATGGCGGCGGGGGTGGCCCGCGACCGGATCTGGATCGACCCCGGCATAGGCTTTGGCAAGACCCCCGCCCACAATCTGGCCTTGCTGGCCCATCTGGACAGGTTCGTGGCCCTGGGCTTCCCGGTCCTGCTGGGGGCCAGCCGCAAGGGATTGATCCAGACTCTGGACCCACTCGCCAAGGCCCCCGCCGACCGGCTTGGCGGCTCCCTGGCTGCAGCTCTCGCCGGCGCCCGGTCCGGGGTGGCGGCGGTCCGGGTTCATGATGTCCGCGAGACCGTTCAGGCCCTCAAGGTCTGGTCGGCCATTGACGGCGCCAGGGTCAGCCCCGCCCTATGA
- a CDS encoding cell division protein FtsH has product MNLRNLAIWGVIVLALAGLYSVMTTSQKSANPDITYSQLLQRVGSGTIKKAEISGSRVQVTDKANKTYAATTPANQDALVSRMEAQGVDIQVKPPGGITLGTIIIQLLPILLLVGVWIFFMRQMQGGARGAMGFGKSKAKLLTENKNRVTFEDVAGVDEAKDELAEIVDFLKDPQKFQRLGGKIPKGALMVGPPGTGKTLLGRAVAGEAGVPFFYISGSDFVEMFVGVGASRVRDMFEQAKKNSPCIIFIDEIDAVGRHRGAGLGGGNDEREQTLNQLLVEMDGFDPSEAIIVIASTNRPDVLDPALLRPGRFDRQVVVGNPDVGGRERILRVHMKNVPLAADVNVKTIARGTPGFSGADLANLVNEAALMAARKNRRMVLHRDFEEAKDKVMMGAERKSMVMSDEEKRCTAYHEGGHALVALSVPSADPVHKATIVPRGRALGMVMQLPEGDRYSMDYVQMTSRLAIMMAGRVSEEIIFGKEHITSGASSDIQAATSLARNMVTRWGFSDELGTVAYGDNQEEVFLGHSVSRTQNVSEDTAQKIDLEVRRLVQGGQDEARRILLERLEDLHTLAKGLLEYETLSGDEIVNVLKGIAPNRDDAEADRPPPPSVSVPIAGSFEPVTA; this is encoded by the coding sequence ATGAACCTGCGCAATTTGGCAATCTGGGGCGTCATCGTTCTGGCCCTGGCCGGGCTCTACAGCGTGATGACCACCAGCCAGAAGTCAGCCAATCCTGACATCACCTATTCGCAGCTGTTGCAGCGGGTCGGGTCCGGGACAATCAAGAAGGCCGAGATTTCGGGCAGTCGCGTCCAGGTGACCGACAAGGCCAACAAGACCTATGCCGCCACCACCCCCGCCAATCAGGATGCGCTTGTCAGCCGCATGGAGGCCCAGGGGGTCGATATCCAGGTCAAGCCGCCCGGCGGCATCACCCTTGGCACCATCATCATCCAGCTCCTGCCCATCCTGCTGCTGGTCGGCGTCTGGATCTTCTTCATGCGCCAGATGCAGGGCGGGGCCCGCGGCGCCATGGGCTTTGGCAAGTCCAAGGCCAAGTTGCTGACGGAAAACAAGAACCGGGTGACCTTCGAAGACGTCGCCGGCGTCGACGAAGCCAAGGACGAGCTGGCGGAAATCGTCGACTTCCTGAAGGATCCGCAGAAGTTTCAGCGCCTGGGCGGCAAGATCCCCAAAGGCGCCCTGATGGTCGGTCCCCCCGGCACCGGCAAGACCTTGCTGGGCCGCGCCGTGGCCGGCGAGGCGGGCGTGCCCTTCTTCTACATTTCCGGCTCGGACTTCGTTGAAATGTTCGTCGGCGTCGGCGCCAGCCGTGTGCGCGACATGTTCGAGCAGGCCAAGAAGAACAGCCCCTGCATCATCTTCATCGACGAAATCGACGCCGTCGGTCGCCATCGCGGCGCTGGCCTCGGCGGCGGTAACGACGAGCGGGAGCAGACCCTCAACCAGCTGCTGGTGGAAATGGACGGCTTTGACCCATCCGAAGCCATCATCGTCATCGCCTCCACCAACCGTCCCGACGTTCTCGACCCCGCACTGCTGCGTCCGGGCCGCTTTGACCGTCAGGTCGTGGTCGGCAATCCCGATGTGGGCGGTCGCGAGCGGATCCTGCGCGTCCACATGAAGAACGTGCCCCTGGCCGCCGACGTCAATGTGAAGACCATCGCCCGCGGCACCCCCGGTTTCTCCGGCGCCGACCTGGCCAATCTGGTCAATGAGGCGGCCCTGATGGCGGCGCGCAAGAACCGGCGCATGGTCCTGCATCGCGACTTCGAAGAGGCCAAGGACAAGGTGATGATGGGCGCCGAGCGCAAGTCCATGGTCATGAGCGACGAGGAAAAGCGCTGCACCGCCTATCACGAGGGCGGCCACGCCCTGGTGGCGCTCAGCGTTCCCTCTGCTGACCCGGTGCACAAGGCGACCATCGTCCCCCGGGGCCGCGCCCTGGGCATGGTCATGCAGCTGCCGGAAGGCGATCGCTATTCCATGGACTATGTCCAGATGACCTCGCGCCTGGCCATCATGATGGCGGGCCGGGTTTCCGAAGAGATCATTTTCGGCAAGGAACACATCACCTCGGGCGCCTCCAGCGACATCCAGGCCGCCACCAGCCTGGCGCGCAACATGGTCACCCGCTGGGGTTTCTCTGATGAGCTGGGCACCGTGGCCTATGGCGACAATCAGGAAGAGGTCTTCCTGGGTCACTCGGTCTCCAGGACCCAGAACGTGTCTGAAGACACCGCCCAGAAGATCGATCTCGAGGTCCGCCGCCTTGTCCAGGGCGGCCAGGACGAAGCCCGTCGCATCCTGTTGGAGCGCCTGGAGGATCTGCACACCCTGGCCAAGGGCTTGCTGGAATATGAAACCCTGTCGGGCGACGAGATCGTCAATGTGCTGAAGGGTATCGCCCCCAATCGCGACGACGCTGAAGCCGACCGCCCGCCGCCGCCTTCGGTGTCGGTGCCGATCGCCGGCAGTTTCGAACCGGTCACGGCCTAG
- the rpsU gene encoding 30S ribosomal protein S21, which yields MVQIFVRDNNVDQALKALKKKMQREGSFREMKRHVHYEKPSEKRARQQAEAVRRARKLARKRAQREGLVPAPKKPVR from the coding sequence CTGGTTCAGATTTTCGTGCGCGACAATAATGTCGATCAGGCCCTCAAGGCGCTGAAGAAGAAGATGCAGCGTGAAGGCTCGTTCCGCGAAATGAAGCGGCACGTGCACTATGAGAAGCCGTCGGAAAAGCGCGCCCGCCAGCAGGCGGAAGCCGTGCGTCGCGCCCGCAAGCTGGCCCGCAAGCGCGCCCAGCGTGAAGGTCTGGTGCCTGCCCCGAAGAAGCCCGTCCGCTAG
- a CDS encoding rpsU-divergently transcribed protein codes for MTDWATRTEQDILDQALKLAPKQGWTWPMVRAAGAAAGLSGPETELLLPHGPADLAALLSRRHDAAALTSLPDPAALKIRERIRAAVLTRTEAAYADAPALRRWAGWLALPVNLPLAMRLVWESADKLWRWAGDVATDENHYSKRAILAGILISAISLRLSAGAEATERFVDARIENVMSFEKWKAGIKPGDLLSSLVTSLGRLRYGQG; via the coding sequence ATGACCGACTGGGCGACCCGGACCGAGCAGGATATCCTCGATCAGGCCCTGAAGCTTGCGCCGAAACAGGGCTGGACCTGGCCCATGGTGCGCGCCGCCGGCGCGGCGGCGGGGCTGTCGGGACCGGAGACCGAGCTGCTCCTTCCTCATGGGCCAGCCGACCTGGCCGCCCTGCTGTCCCGTCGACACGACGCAGCGGCCCTGACCTCCTTGCCTGACCCCGCAGCCCTGAAGATCCGCGAGCGGATCCGCGCCGCTGTCCTGACCCGCACGGAGGCGGCCTACGCGGATGCGCCAGCCCTGCGCCGGTGGGCCGGATGGCTCGCCCTGCCCGTCAACCTGCCCCTGGCCATGCGCCTGGTCTGGGAAAGCGCCGACAAACTGTGGCGCTGGGCGGGGGATGTGGCGACCGACGAGAACCACTATTCGAAGCGGGCCATTCTGGCCGGCATACTGATCTCCGCCATCAGCCTGCGGCTGTCAGCCGGCGCGGAGGCGACCGAGCGGTTTGTCGACGCCCGGATCGAGAACGTCATGAGCTTCGAGAAATGGAAGGCGGGGATCAAGCCGGGGGACCTGCTCTCCAGCCTGGTCACCTCACTTGGCCGCCTGCGCTACGGCCAAGGCTAG
- a CDS encoding magnesium transporter: MLRVLRRDAHRFDVLGDEDLAAGWRMPQGVVWADMNRPSRSEELAAEYALGLQLPTPEEMQQIEPSSRLYREGGATFMTASLLTRSDQDVAELSPVTFVLSSDRLITIRFIESKAFDVFSQRVLSPTTDSSSGADTFLGLMDAIVERVAEVLEAGSGQVQASSTAIFSRLRGGAFEPLLTSLARTQSTTSLARTSLVSLGRLASFAALAPEIADDPAHQVHLASVQHDIQSLTEHSGYQASHISFLLDAALGLINIEQNVTMKFFAVATVLLMPPTLIGAIYGMNFRHMPELDWPLGYPMAIGLMILSGLIPFLWFRRKGWF; the protein is encoded by the coding sequence ATGCTGAGGGTTCTCCGCCGCGACGCTCACAGGTTTGACGTCCTGGGCGACGAGGATCTGGCCGCCGGGTGGCGAATGCCGCAGGGCGTGGTCTGGGCTGACATGAACCGGCCATCCCGCAGCGAAGAGCTGGCCGCTGAGTACGCTCTGGGCCTGCAGCTGCCCACCCCTGAGGAAATGCAGCAGATCGAGCCCTCCAGCCGGCTCTATCGCGAGGGCGGCGCGACCTTCATGACCGCCAGCCTGCTGACCCGAAGTGACCAGGATGTCGCCGAGCTCAGTCCGGTCACCTTTGTCCTTTCCAGCGACCGTCTGATCACCATCAGGTTCATCGAGTCCAAGGCCTTCGATGTGTTCAGCCAGAGGGTCCTGTCGCCGACCACAGACTCCTCCTCCGGCGCGGACACATTTCTTGGGCTGATGGACGCCATTGTCGAGCGGGTCGCAGAAGTGCTTGAGGCTGGCTCCGGCCAGGTGCAGGCCTCGTCCACCGCCATTTTCTCAAGGCTGAGAGGCGGGGCCTTCGAACCCCTGCTGACCTCCCTTGCCCGCACCCAGTCGACCACCTCCCTGGCCAGGACCAGCCTCGTCAGCCTGGGGCGCCTCGCCAGTTTCGCGGCCCTGGCGCCAGAGATCGCAGATGATCCCGCTCACCAGGTTCATCTGGCGTCGGTCCAGCATGACATCCAGTCCCTGACCGAACACTCGGGCTATCAGGCCTCACACATTTCCTTCCTGCTGGATGCGGCCCTGGGCCTGATCAATATCGAGCAGAACGTCACCATGAAGTTCTTCGCGGTGGCCACGGTCCTTCTCATGCCGCCGACCCTGATCGGGGCGATCTACGGCATGAACTTCAGGCACATGCCCGAGCTGGACTGGCCCCTGGGTTATCCCATGGCCATTGGCCTGATGATCCTGTCAGGCCTGATCCCGTTTCTCTGGTTTCGAAGGAAGGGCTGGTTCTAG
- a CDS encoding CHAP domain-containing protein, producing the protein MLKRTRTLIGSLAAAAVMTIAPISSASADIYWQCVPFARLASGIQIFGDAYTWWRQALGRYDTGRAPKSGAVLCFKPTGRMSLGHVAVVSQVLTDRVIQISHANWSRIGGTRGQIEKDVTVVDVSPAGDWSTVKVWYDPVRDLGTTTYPTYGFIYQDAKAQQLASSGFSSAQNTAIAMAQNAASQVASAVRPGANPLSMFSQAADSGDKIAALIQAVTGPAAPAADPQN; encoded by the coding sequence ATGCTTAAACGGACCAGAACCCTGATTGGTTCCCTGGCCGCCGCAGCGGTTATGACGATTGCGCCGATTTCGAGCGCTTCAGCCGACATCTACTGGCAGTGCGTTCCCTTTGCGCGTCTGGCTTCCGGGATCCAGATCTTCGGGGACGCCTATACCTGGTGGCGTCAGGCCCTTGGCCGCTACGACACCGGCCGGGCTCCCAAATCCGGCGCCGTCCTTTGCTTCAAGCCCACCGGCCGCATGTCCCTGGGACATGTCGCCGTCGTCAGTCAGGTCCTGACCGACCGGGTCATCCAGATCAGCCACGCCAACTGGTCGCGTATTGGCGGAACCCGCGGGCAGATCGAAAAAGATGTAACCGTCGTCGACGTTTCGCCGGCCGGGGACTGGTCGACGGTCAAGGTCTGGTATGATCCTGTCCGCGACCTCGGCACCACGACCTACCCCACCTATGGCTTCATCTATCAGGACGCCAAGGCCCAGCAGCTGGCCAGCTCCGGCTTCAGTTCAGCGCAGAACACGGCGATCGCCATGGCGCAGAACGCCGCAAGCCAGGTGGCTTCGGCGGTGCGTCCGGGCGCAAACCCCCTGAGCATGTTCAGTCAGGCCGCGGACTCGGGCGACAAGATCGCCGCCCTGATCCAGGCCGTCACTGGCCCGGCGGCGCCGGCCGCAGATCCCCAGAACTGA
- a CDS encoding acyltransferase, which produces MNPGENLRALTSLRFFAALWVVLFHYWHDLPGAPAMPGFVGKGYLGVELFFILSGFILCHVYRVAVEEKRFNYGGFLWARLARVYPLHLATLIGMGALALIATRLGMQVDPSILSWSSLPANLTMTQAWGLAPAASWNHPSWSISAEWFAYLTFPVFAVVALKLKDRPIVGLVLAILLVLGLNAGFNALTGQKLTLATISWGALRIVPCFAFGCALYGYWVARPAKSRAKALTGALISGAATIIFAAVGVPDSVIVIGLGLTLLFLAQLAQTRSAILTQAPLVYLGEISYSMYMICVPWKIVFVNTMTRVFEVNGGQLTFGLWLVLLFGLVPLSALSYHLIEKPARERMKLMPVARGTHQSAQAPA; this is translated from the coding sequence ATGAATCCTGGTGAAAATCTCCGCGCCCTTACCAGCCTGCGGTTCTTTGCAGCTCTCTGGGTTGTCCTGTTCCACTACTGGCACGATCTGCCGGGGGCGCCCGCCATGCCGGGCTTCGTCGGCAAGGGCTATCTGGGCGTCGAGCTCTTCTTCATCCTGTCGGGCTTCATCCTGTGCCACGTCTACCGCGTGGCCGTGGAGGAAAAGCGGTTCAACTATGGGGGCTTTCTCTGGGCGCGTCTTGCCAGGGTCTATCCCTTGCATCTGGCGACCCTGATCGGCATGGGCGCCCTGGCCCTGATCGCCACGCGCCTTGGCATGCAGGTCGACCCCAGCATCCTCAGCTGGTCAAGCCTTCCGGCCAACCTCACCATGACCCAGGCTTGGGGACTGGCGCCTGCAGCGTCGTGGAATCACCCTTCCTGGTCGATCTCGGCAGAGTGGTTCGCCTATCTGACCTTTCCGGTCTTTGCCGTCGTCGCCCTGAAGCTCAAGGACCGCCCCATCGTCGGTCTGGTTCTGGCCATCCTGCTCGTGCTGGGCCTCAATGCGGGGTTCAACGCCCTGACGGGCCAGAAACTTACCCTGGCGACCATATCTTGGGGCGCCCTGCGGATTGTTCCCTGCTTTGCCTTCGGGTGTGCTCTGTATGGCTATTGGGTGGCCCGTCCGGCCAAAAGCCGCGCAAAAGCCCTTACAGGCGCCCTGATTTCAGGCGCCGCGACGATTATTTTCGCCGCAGTCGGTGTCCCGGATTCGGTCATCGTCATCGGTCTGGGGTTAACCCTGCTCTTCTTGGCGCAACTGGCGCAAACCCGTTCCGCCATTTTGACCCAGGCGCCCTTGGTCTATCTCGGCGAGATCAGCTACTCGATGTACATGATCTGCGTGCCGTGGAAGATAGTATTCGTGAATACGATGACACGGGTTTTTGAGGTCAATGGCGGCCAGTTAACGTTTGGCCTGTGGTTAGTTTTGCTTTTCGGCCTCGTTCCTCTTTCGGCCTTGTCATATCATTTGATCGAAAAGCCAGCCCGGGAGCGCATGAAGCTGATGCCAGTGGCCCGCGGGACTCACCAATCTGCGCAAGCCCCGGCATAA
- a CDS encoding primosomal protein N': protein MSRIASILLPMPLPEAFDYSEPEGMDLHVGDQVAAPLGSRLVHGVVTALRDAGGGNRPLKPVEARIDAPPLPPNAIEFVQWAARYAVSDPGQPLAMALRGARAPKAKPDKVIEITGQPPAKLTAARARVLEAAVEAFPSAADLARAAGVSSGVVKGLIDEGVLAVRLIEADPRFPEPDLERAGAELNPSQAAAADELKAMMATGGFNVALLDGITGSGKTEVYLEAVHAALSADPEAQVLVLLPEIALTQAVIARFEARFAAAPGEWHSDVAPPQRRKVWDGVATGLCRIVVGARSALFLPFRKLALVIVDEEHDTSYKQEDGFIYQARDLAVARAKIEGASVVLASATPSLETLRNAETGRYRWLRLTARHGVARLPDLQLIDMRQTPPPSGCWLSPPLVEALAATYAAGEQSLLFLNRRGYAPLVLCKACGERMTAPDTDSWLVEHRYSGRLVCHLTGFSMPKPAACPHCGAVDSLVSIGPGVERVEEEARTLFPEARIAVFSSDTMWDAREARNLIAAMEEGQIDILVATQAAAKGHNFPNLTLVGVVDADLGLRGGDLRAAERTYQLLAQATGRAGRKDRPGRALLQTYAPEHAVMQALQAQDRDAFTTAELHERDMAGLPPFGRLAALIVSGPDPVALEAFVQALAQAAPNAEGVQVYGPADAPLGLVRGRRRKRFLVRADRTVDLSAYLAAWRARVRPPGAIRLAIDVDPYSFL, encoded by the coding sequence ATGAGCCGCATCGCCTCCATCCTCCTGCCCATGCCCCTGCCGGAAGCCTTCGACTATTCCGAGCCCGAGGGCATGGACCTGCATGTGGGCGACCAGGTGGCCGCGCCCCTGGGATCACGTCTTGTGCACGGGGTCGTCACCGCCCTGCGGGACGCCGGCGGCGGCAATCGCCCCCTGAAGCCTGTCGAGGCGCGGATCGACGCCCCGCCGCTCCCCCCGAACGCCATCGAGTTCGTCCAGTGGGCGGCCAGGTACGCCGTCTCTGATCCCGGCCAGCCCCTGGCCATGGCCCTGCGCGGCGCCCGGGCTCCCAAGGCCAAGCCGGACAAGGTCATAGAGATCACCGGCCAGCCCCCGGCCAAGCTTACCGCCGCCCGGGCCCGGGTGCTGGAAGCCGCCGTCGAGGCCTTTCCAAGCGCCGCCGACCTGGCCCGCGCCGCGGGCGTGTCCTCAGGGGTGGTCAAGGGGCTGATTGATGAGGGCGTCCTGGCTGTCCGGCTGATCGAGGCCGACCCCCGCTTTCCGGAACCGGATCTTGAGCGGGCCGGCGCCGAGCTCAATCCCAGCCAGGCGGCCGCTGCGGACGAACTCAAGGCCATGATGGCGACCGGCGGCTTCAACGTCGCCCTGCTGGACGGCATTACCGGGTCAGGCAAGACCGAGGTCTATCTGGAAGCCGTCCACGCCGCCCTGTCGGCTGATCCCGAGGCCCAGGTTCTGGTCCTGCTGCCTGAAATCGCCCTGACCCAGGCAGTGATCGCCCGGTTCGAAGCCAGGTTCGCGGCGGCGCCCGGCGAATGGCACTCTGATGTGGCCCCGCCCCAGAGGCGCAAGGTCTGGGATGGCGTGGCCACCGGACTCTGCCGCATTGTCGTCGGCGCCCGGTCAGCCCTCTTCCTGCCCTTCCGCAAGCTGGCCCTGGTGATTGTCGATGAGGAGCACGACACCTCGTACAAGCAGGAGGACGGCTTCATCTATCAGGCCCGGGACCTGGCCGTGGCCCGCGCCAAGATCGAGGGCGCCAGTGTGGTCCTGGCCTCGGCGACGCCCTCCCTCGAGACCCTGCGCAATGCCGAAACCGGCCGCTATCGCTGGCTGAGGCTGACGGCCCGGCACGGGGTCGCCCGCCTGCCGGACCTCCAGCTGATCGACATGCGGCAAACACCGCCCCCTTCCGGCTGCTGGCTGTCGCCGCCCCTGGTGGAGGCCCTTGCGGCGACCTATGCGGCGGGGGAGCAGTCCCTGCTCTTCCTCAACCGTCGGGGTTATGCGCCCCTGGTCCTGTGCAAGGCCTGCGGCGAGCGGATGACGGCGCCCGACACCGACTCCTGGCTGGTGGAGCACCGCTATTCCGGTCGGCTGGTCTGTCATCTGACCGGCTTCTCCATGCCCAAGCCTGCGGCCTGTCCCCACTGCGGCGCCGTGGACAGTCTTGTCTCCATCGGGCCCGGGGTTGAGCGGGTGGAGGAGGAGGCGCGGACCCTGTTTCCCGAAGCCCGTATTGCCGTCTTTTCCTCCGACACCATGTGGGACGCCCGGGAGGCGAGAAACCTGATTGCGGCCATGGAGGAGGGGCAGATCGACATCCTGGTCGCCACCCAGGCCGCCGCCAAGGGCCACAATTTTCCGAACCTGACCCTGGTGGGCGTTGTGGACGCGGACCTTGGCCTCAGGGGTGGCGACCTTCGGGCCGCCGAACGCACCTATCAACTCCTGGCCCAGGCCACGGGTCGCGCAGGCCGCAAGGATCGCCCGGGTCGCGCCCTGCTGCAGACCTATGCGCCGGAGCATGCGGTCATGCAGGCCCTGCAGGCCCAGGATCGCGACGCCTTCACCACAGCCGAATTGCATGAGCGGGACATGGCGGGTCTGCCGCCCTTCGGGCGACTGGCGGCCCTGATCGTATCGGGCCCGGACCCTGTCGCCCTGGAAGCCTTTGTCCAGGCACTGGCCCAGGCGGCGCCCAATGCCGAGGGTGTCCAGGTCTATGGCCCGGCGGACGCGCCTCTGGGCCTTGTCCGGGGCCGGCGCCGCAAGCGGTTCCTGGTGCGGGCCGACCGGACCGTCGACCTGTCGGCCTATCTGGCGGCCTGGCGCGCCCGCGTCCGGCCACCCGGAGCGATCCGGCTGGCCATAGACGTGGACCCCTACAGCTTCCTCTAG
- the fsa gene encoding fructose-6-phosphate aldolase has product MQLFLDTTDLDLLADLQTTGLVDGVTTNPSLIAKSGKPILDVIAKICDLVEGPVSAEVTATDVAGMLAEGAKLAGIAPNVVVKVPLTRNGLVAVQEFAVQGIQTNVTLCFSVTQALLAAKAGATYISPFVGRLDDQGADGVDLISEIRAIYDNYDFDTEILAASIRNTAHVRAVALAGSDCATLPPNVFLDLFKHPLTEKGLSDFLNDWARTGQSIL; this is encoded by the coding sequence ATGCAGCTCTTCCTCGACACCACCGACCTCGACCTGCTGGCCGACCTGCAGACCACGGGCCTGGTGGACGGCGTCACCACCAACCCCTCCCTGATCGCCAAGTCGGGCAAGCCGATCCTGGATGTGATCGCAAAGATCTGCGACCTGGTGGAGGGCCCGGTCAGCGCCGAGGTCACCGCGACGGATGTCGCCGGCATGCTGGCAGAAGGCGCCAAGCTGGCGGGGATTGCGCCCAATGTGGTGGTCAAGGTGCCCCTCACCCGCAACGGCCTGGTGGCCGTTCAGGAATTCGCCGTCCAGGGCATCCAGACCAATGTGACCCTGTGCTTCTCGGTGACCCAGGCCCTGCTGGCCGCCAAGGCTGGCGCCACCTACATCTCGCCCTTCGTGGGACGGCTGGATGATCAGGGCGCCGACGGCGTTGACCTGATTTCCGAGATTCGCGCCATCTACGACAATTACGACTTCGATACTGAAATCCTCGCCGCTTCCATCCGCAATACGGCCCATGTGCGCGCCGTGGCCCTTGCCGGATCAGACTGCGCCACCCTGCCCCCGAACGTTTTTCTGGATCTCTTCAAGCACCCGTTAACCGAAAAGGGTCTTTCTGATTTCCTGAACGACTGGGCCAGAACGGGCCAGTCAATCCTCTAG
- a CDS encoding recombinase XerC, with the protein MAGDAVTAHEALAQWLEHLDKERRSSPRTLEAYGFACRRYLTFLQKHRGGPQALADLATVTASEMRAWLAELRQGDHPLSPRSMSQALSAVRTFHKFLDRRLATPNPHVALVRGPRVRPSAPRPVTEDQALGLLAEPGLDPDREDWESARDEAVMTLLYGCGLRISEALSLKVSDTPLSDRLRVVGKGSKTRIVPVLPQVAQAVAEYVRQMPFTLAPDDLVFRAKRGGPLSPRHMQATVQGLRGRLGLPDSATPHALRHSFATHLLGAGADLRSIQELLGHASLSTTQKYTDVDAAALLGAYARAHPHA; encoded by the coding sequence CTGGCCGGTGATGCCGTGACCGCCCACGAGGCGCTGGCCCAGTGGCTTGAGCACCTCGACAAGGAACGCCGTTCTTCGCCGCGCACCCTGGAGGCCTATGGCTTTGCGTGTCGCCGGTATCTGACCTTTCTGCAGAAGCACCGGGGCGGCCCCCAGGCCCTAGCCGATCTGGCCACGGTGACGGCAAGCGAGATGCGCGCCTGGCTGGCCGAGCTCCGGCAGGGGGATCACCCCTTGTCGCCGCGGTCCATGTCCCAGGCCCTGTCGGCGGTGCGGACCTTCCACAAGTTCCTCGATCGCCGGCTGGCGACCCCCAACCCCCATGTGGCTCTGGTTCGGGGCCCAAGGGTGCGGCCTTCGGCGCCACGACCTGTCACCGAGGACCAGGCCCTGGGCCTGCTGGCCGAGCCGGGTCTTGATCCCGACCGCGAGGACTGGGAGTCAGCCCGGGACGAGGCGGTGATGACCCTGCTCTATGGCTGCGGCCTGCGGATCTCTGAAGCCCTGTCGCTCAAGGTTTCCGACACGCCCCTGTCAGACCGGCTGCGGGTGGTGGGCAAGGGCTCCAAGACCCGGATCGTGCCCGTCCTGCCCCAGGTGGCGCAGGCTGTGGCTGAGTATGTCCGGCAAATGCCCTTCACCCTGGCGCCGGATGATCTGGTGTTCCGCGCCAAACGCGGCGGGCCCTTGAGCCCACGGCACATGCAGGCGACGGTGCAGGGGCTGCGGGGACGATTGGGCCTGCCTGACAGCGCAACGCCCCACGCCTTGCGCCACTCCTTCGCCACCCACCTGCTGGGGGCGGGGGCGGACCTGAGATCAATCCAGGAACTGCTGGGTCACGCGTCCCTGAGCACCACCCAGAAATACACCGATGTGGACGCCGCCGCCCTGCTGGGCGCCTATGCCAGGGCCCATCCGCACGCCTGA